The proteins below are encoded in one region of Bosea sp. BIWAKO-01:
- a CDS encoding mechanosensitive ion channel family protein yields the protein MFGDDHFLSLVLINVLGAAGIVVWHVQGCNRPTGRLIVQILFFTGMSLMLSIGDIAPHQPDRIYTEGFAPLLAKSALILWWTHLAWTIIGFIHIYVRLNRKPREAHLILDMAVAVIYLGVALSVMGFVFGMPIATLATTSGVVAVILGLALQNTLGDVFSGIALTLGKAYAIGDWVQLSDGTAGRVTETNWRSTNLLTGVNNVVVLPNSVLAKQSLTSLSRPDESHLITLSLRFAAGQRPCVVEEVMRSVLETSTRIVKDPAPAVALKAIDAAAIDVELQFRVASLAMGISARNEIIDLIHDQCGARGLSLAMPA from the coding sequence ATGTTCGGTGATGACCACTTCCTGTCGCTTGTCCTGATCAACGTGCTCGGTGCTGCCGGCATCGTCGTGTGGCACGTTCAGGGCTGCAACCGGCCGACCGGTCGCCTGATCGTCCAGATCCTGTTCTTCACCGGCATGAGCCTGATGCTCAGCATTGGAGACATCGCTCCACATCAGCCCGATCGCATCTACACCGAGGGTTTTGCTCCGCTGCTCGCCAAATCGGCGCTGATCCTCTGGTGGACCCATCTCGCGTGGACGATCATCGGCTTCATCCACATCTATGTCAGGCTCAATCGCAAGCCGAGGGAAGCGCATCTCATCCTGGATATGGCCGTTGCCGTCATCTATCTCGGCGTGGCGCTGTCGGTCATGGGGTTCGTCTTCGGCATGCCGATAGCCACCCTGGCGACGACCTCGGGCGTCGTCGCCGTCATCCTGGGCCTGGCGTTGCAGAATACGCTCGGCGATGTCTTTTCCGGCATCGCCCTGACGCTCGGCAAGGCCTACGCGATCGGTGACTGGGTCCAGTTGAGCGACGGCACTGCGGGCCGTGTCACCGAAACCAACTGGCGCTCCACCAACCTGCTGACCGGGGTGAACAATGTCGTCGTGCTGCCGAACAGCGTGCTCGCCAAACAGAGCCTGACCAGCCTGAGCCGCCCTGACGAGTCGCACCTCATCACCCTGAGTCTGCGCTTTGCCGCGGGGCAAAGGCCATGCGTCGTCGAAGAGGTCATGCGCTCCGTGCTCGAGACCAGTACCCGGATCGTCAAGGACCCGGCGCCGGCCGTTGCCCTGAAGGCCATCGATGCGGCTGCGATCGACGTGGAGTTGCAGTTCCGTGTCGCGAGCCTCGCCATGGGGATATCCGCCAGGAACGAGATCATCGACCTCATCCATGACCAATGCGGTGCACGCGGTCTTTCGCTGGCGATGCCCGCTTAA
- a CDS encoding cupin domain-containing protein produces MIKLLGSAVVLTALLSGPALAHDTPGGGEGAKVTLVYDHVLPNVPGKSMRGVLVEYAPGGFSEGHTHPTSAFIYATVLEGVIRSQVNDGPVKDYRAGESFSELPGDRHGVSENASKTQPAKLLAVFVVDTAQQELTFPLKK; encoded by the coding sequence ATGATCAAGCTGTTAGGGTCTGCGGTCGTGTTGACGGCCCTTCTGTCGGGGCCGGCCCTGGCGCATGACACGCCCGGGGGCGGGGAGGGCGCAAAGGTCACGTTGGTCTATGACCATGTCCTGCCGAACGTGCCCGGTAAGAGCATGAGGGGCGTTCTCGTGGAGTACGCTCCGGGCGGCTTTTCGGAGGGCCACACCCATCCGACCTCCGCCTTCATCTACGCGACCGTCCTCGAAGGGGTGATCCGCAGTCAGGTCAATGATGGCCCCGTCAAAGACTATCGGGCCGGCGAAAGCTTTTCGGAGCTGCCGGGAGACCGCCACGGCGTCAGCGAAAACGCCAGCAAGACGCAACCCGCAAAACTGCTCGCTGTCTTCGTGGTCGATACCGCCCAGCAGGAGCTGACATTCCCGCTCAAGAAATAG
- a CDS encoding SDR family NAD(P)-dependent oxidoreductase yields the protein MGKLSNKIAVITGGNSGIGFATARLFAAEGAKVVIVGRRETAVNEAATALGRQVIGLAGDVADLATHERVAALVAERFGQADIYVANAGGIRIQPSSAVTMADYDAQFLTNARGTFFGVQTMAPLLRDGGAILLTSSIASRKVLEGHAVYAGSKAAIEAFARNWALEFKDRRIRVNVLSPGPTDTPILAKLGVAPEAQPQAARMIPFGRMGKAEELAQAALFLCSAEGAFVTGVNLAVDGGISLT from the coding sequence ATGGGAAAACTGTCGAACAAGATCGCCGTGATCACCGGCGGCAATAGCGGCATCGGCTTCGCGACGGCGCGCCTCTTCGCAGCCGAAGGCGCGAAGGTCGTAATCGTCGGACGGCGCGAAACCGCCGTCAACGAAGCGGCCACGGCACTGGGGCGTCAGGTCATAGGCCTTGCCGGTGACGTTGCCGACCTCGCCACGCATGAACGTGTCGCCGCGCTGGTCGCGGAGCGGTTCGGACAGGCCGATATCTATGTGGCGAATGCGGGCGGCATCCGTATTCAGCCCAGTTCCGCCGTGACTATGGCTGACTATGACGCGCAATTCCTCACCAATGCGCGCGGTACCTTCTTCGGTGTGCAGACGATGGCCCCGTTGCTGCGTGACGGCGGCGCGATCCTGCTGACGAGCTCGATCGCGAGCCGCAAGGTGCTGGAAGGCCACGCGGTTTACGCCGGCAGCAAGGCCGCGATCGAGGCGTTCGCCCGCAACTGGGCGCTGGAGTTCAAGGATCGGCGCATCCGCGTGAATGTGCTCAGCCCCGGCCCGACCGACACGCCGATCCTCGCAAAGCTCGGCGTCGCTCCCGAAGCGCAGCCGCAGGCCGCGCGGATGATCCCGTTCGGCCGGATGGGCAAGGCCGAGGAGCTCGCGCAGGCAGCCCTCTTTCTCTGCTCCGCCGAGGGCGCATTCGTCACGGGCGTCAACCTCGCCGTCGACGGCGGCATCTCGCTGACCTGA
- a CDS encoding GNAT family N-acetyltransferase: MDLPDLPPAYTFPRLSRTREASDAAFEAKRAAMGPHIRRRWAWDEAFQRDLHERHFQAKPFFMIMRAGEAIGTLSLMLMPDHVRFGEFYLLPAFHGRGTGTAILRHCLALADERALPVRLEHLHWNPVRSLYLRHGFVETGRSEIHCFLERPAAQSPA, from the coding sequence ATGGACCTGCCCGATCTCCCGCCTGCCTACACGTTTCCCCGCCTGTCCCGGACCCGGGAGGCGAGCGACGCCGCGTTCGAGGCCAAGCGGGCGGCCATGGGGCCGCATATCCGCCGCCGCTGGGCCTGGGATGAGGCATTCCAGCGGGATCTGCACGAGCGTCACTTCCAGGCCAAGCCGTTCTTCATGATCATGCGCGCGGGTGAAGCGATCGGGACGCTGTCCCTGATGCTGATGCCGGACCATGTCAGGTTTGGGGAATTCTATCTGCTTCCGGCCTTTCACGGGCGCGGCACCGGTACGGCCATCCTGCGCCATTGCCTGGCGCTTGCGGATGAACGCGCCCTGCCCGTGCGGCTGGAACACCTGCACTGGAACCCGGTTCGCTCGCTCTACCTGCGGCATGGCTTTGTCGAGACCGGCCGTTCGGAGATCCATTGCTTCCTGGAGCGTCCCGCTGCGCAGAGCCCCGCCTGA
- a CDS encoding DUF2721 domain-containing protein, which produces MNTPTVVRDFASIIQTSLAPVFLLAGTAGFVNMFAARLGRVSDRLNDIADRSEQDKISLVQLSYLQRRVLALEIALVLGVSSGFFTGGAILNLLAGALQFGFREENVFWFFGGSIVLLIGSLAAFLVELLFSARNMVRQMKIARATARQD; this is translated from the coding sequence ATGAACACACCGACCGTCGTCAGAGACTTCGCCTCCATCATACAAACATCTCTTGCTCCCGTGTTCCTATTGGCGGGCACGGCAGGTTTCGTGAATATGTTCGCAGCGCGCCTTGGACGGGTATCCGACCGGCTGAACGATATCGCGGACCGGAGCGAACAGGACAAGATATCGCTCGTGCAGCTCTCATATCTGCAGAGACGTGTGCTCGCACTTGAAATTGCGCTGGTATTGGGGGTTTCGTCAGGGTTCTTCACTGGTGGAGCAATCCTGAACTTGCTTGCAGGAGCGCTGCAATTTGGGTTCCGCGAAGAGAATGTATTCTGGTTTTTTGGCGGATCTATAGTCCTGCTCATTGGGTCTCTTGCCGCATTCCTGGTTGAGTTGCTTTTTTCGGCAAGGAACATGGTACGGCAGATGAAAATAGCCCGCGCAACGGCGAGACAGGACTGA
- a CDS encoding SDR family oxidoreductase encodes MKIVIIGGTGLIGSKTAERLRKQGHEVIAAAPNTGVNTITGEGLAEALKAAEVVIDLANSPSFEDKAVLEFFRVSGGNLMAAAKQAGVKHHVALSIVGADRLPDSGYLRAKVAQEKIVRESGIPYTILRSTQFLEFLGGIAQAGTVGDTTRLSTGNLQPIASDDVADFVAQAALAAPANGIIEIAGPERARLCDFVARYLKAIGDSRAVVADPDAQYFGTRLEDGSLVSDDKPRLGRIDFERWFATAPRK; translated from the coding sequence ATGAAAATCGTCATCATCGGTGGCACCGGCCTGATCGGTTCCAAGACCGCGGAGCGCCTGCGCAAGCAGGGGCACGAGGTCATTGCGGCGGCCCCCAATACCGGCGTCAATACGATAACCGGTGAAGGCTTGGCGGAGGCCCTCAAGGCGGCCGAGGTGGTCATCGACCTCGCGAACTCGCCATCCTTCGAGGACAAGGCCGTGCTCGAATTCTTCCGGGTTTCGGGAGGGAACCTGATGGCTGCGGCAAAGCAGGCCGGCGTGAAGCACCATGTCGCGCTCTCCATCGTCGGCGCCGACCGGCTGCCCGATAGCGGCTATCTCCGCGCCAAGGTCGCGCAGGAAAAGATCGTCAGGGAATCCGGCATTCCCTATACGATCCTGCGGTCCACGCAGTTCCTGGAATTCCTCGGCGGCATCGCCCAGGCCGGCACGGTCGGCGACACGACCCGCCTGTCGACGGGCAACCTCCAGCCGATCGCGTCCGACGATGTCGCCGATTTCGTGGCGCAGGCCGCCCTGGCCGCCCCGGCCAATGGCATCATCGAAATCGCCGGCCCGGAACGCGCGCGGCTTTGCGATTTCGTCGCGCGCTACCTCAAGGCGATCGGAGACAGCCGCGCCGTCGTCGCAGATCCCGATGCCCAGTATTTCGGGACCAGATTGGAGGACGGCTCACTCGTCTCCGACGACAAGCCCCGCCTCGGCCGCATCGATTTCGAGCGCTGGTTCGCGACCGCTCCGCGCAAGTAA
- a CDS encoding 2Fe-2S iron-sulfur cluster-binding protein, producing the protein MNAPLTSGFRELAVLAKKRESSTITSFELAPVKREQWRPFRPGQFLVLRCASPSEGRFVPRTYSVSSPPAETGRYRITVKREAAPSAGLPDGIGSCFLHDEVEVGDILLADGPRGDFVLREDSARPVLLLSGGVGLTPLVSMLHALAADAGRRVFFIHACDNGEVHALADEVDAIAAQHPHVGVHCCYRFPTEADRRAGRFHSEGLVSRELLQSLLPLDDYDVYLCGPPPFMDAIHGLVRSLGIAPDRIATEVFGGSGRAGAARAANGASSPDTAAPPVASPAEATGPLVEFRRSGRSVAWNPAAESLLAFAEDSGLDPEFSCRSGICGTCRTGIIAGEVDYFEEPLDPPGDGQILLCCARPKGNLVLDL; encoded by the coding sequence GTGAACGCGCCTCTGACGAGCGGCTTTCGCGAGCTCGCGGTTCTCGCCAAAAAGCGCGAGAGCAGCACGATCACGTCCTTCGAGCTCGCCCCGGTCAAGCGGGAACAATGGCGCCCGTTCAGGCCGGGCCAGTTCCTTGTGCTGCGTTGCGCGTCTCCCTCCGAGGGTCGGTTCGTGCCACGCACCTACAGCGTGTCGTCGCCTCCGGCGGAGACGGGGCGCTACCGGATCACCGTGAAGCGCGAGGCTGCTCCATCCGCGGGGCTGCCTGACGGGATCGGTTCCTGTTTCCTGCATGACGAGGTCGAGGTCGGCGATATCCTCTTGGCGGATGGGCCACGCGGAGACTTCGTCCTGCGCGAGGACAGCGCGCGTCCCGTCCTGCTGCTGAGCGGCGGCGTCGGGTTGACGCCCCTGGTCTCGATGCTGCACGCGCTCGCCGCCGATGCCGGCAGGCGCGTCTTCTTCATCCATGCCTGCGACAATGGCGAGGTCCATGCGCTAGCCGACGAGGTCGATGCCATCGCGGCGCAGCATCCCCATGTCGGCGTGCATTGTTGCTACCGGTTCCCGACGGAAGCCGACCGGAGGGCTGGCCGCTTTCACAGCGAAGGCCTCGTCTCCCGCGAGCTGCTCCAGAGCCTGCTGCCGCTTGACGATTACGACGTCTATCTCTGCGGGCCACCGCCCTTCATGGACGCCATTCATGGCCTGGTCCGCTCGCTCGGCATCGCGCCGGATCGTATCGCGACCGAGGTCTTCGGAGGCTCCGGCCGCGCAGGCGCCGCACGGGCCGCCAACGGGGCAAGCAGCCCCGACACTGCCGCTCCGCCGGTTGCATCGCCTGCGGAGGCAACCGGGCCGCTCGTCGAATTCCGCAGGTCGGGCCGCAGCGTCGCATGGAACCCGGCAGCCGAATCCCTGCTGGCCTTCGCGGAGGACAGCGGCCTCGACCCTGAATTCTCCTGTCGCTCGGGGATCTGCGGCACCTGCCGGACCGGCATCATCGCAGGCGAGGTCGACTATTTCGAAGAGCCGCTCGACCCGCCCGGCGATGGCCAGATCCTGCTGTGTTGCGCACGGCCGAAGGGCAACCTCGTGCTCGACCTGTGA
- a CDS encoding response regulator transcription factor → MTADDMIVFIVDDDAALREALGELLAANGVPSIPFETAGDYIGAAKPDLPACLILDVELPDINGLALQRQIAQGNHPPIVFITGHGDIPSSVAAIKHGAVDFLTKPFSDVALMSAIRAAIAQDLETRAKRGELALLRQRYRELSPREREVLPLVVSGLLNKQAAAALGISEVTLQIHRRNVMQKMSASSLADLVRIAERLEIPIQHSRRMGGA, encoded by the coding sequence ATGACCGCTGACGATATGATCGTGTTCATCGTCGACGACGACGCCGCTCTTCGGGAGGCGCTGGGCGAGCTGCTGGCGGCCAACGGCGTCCCGTCCATCCCGTTCGAGACGGCCGGCGACTATATCGGCGCGGCCAAGCCTGATCTCCCGGCCTGCCTGATCCTCGACGTCGAGCTTCCCGATATCAACGGGCTCGCGCTGCAAAGGCAGATCGCACAGGGAAATCATCCGCCGATCGTGTTCATCACGGGGCATGGCGACATTCCGTCGTCGGTCGCCGCCATCAAGCATGGCGCCGTCGATTTCCTGACCAAGCCCTTCAGCGATGTGGCGCTCATGAGCGCGATCCGCGCGGCGATCGCGCAGGATCTGGAAACCAGGGCGAAGCGCGGCGAACTCGCACTTCTGAGGCAGCGCTATCGCGAGCTCTCCCCTCGGGAGCGCGAAGTCCTGCCTCTCGTGGTGAGCGGGCTCCTCAACAAGCAGGCGGCGGCCGCGCTCGGCATCAGCGAAGTCACCCTTCAGATCCACAGAAGGAACGTCATGCAGAAAATGTCGGCGTCATCGCTCGCCGACCTGGTGCGAATTGCGGAGCGGTTGGAAATCCCGATCCAGCATTCGCGCCGGATGGGAGGAGCCTGA
- a CDS encoding alpha/beta fold hydrolase, with product MNVFVLAAAATLAGAAGQSAQAAPQARPTIILVHGAFAESASWNAVIARLNRRGYDTIAAANPLRSVKGDAAEVATIIRSIPGPVVLVGHSYGGPVITEAANGQANVKALVYVAGFAPEAGESSLSLSGKFPGSTLGSALQPVALPGGGRNLYIRPDTFRAQFAADVPGGQAALMAATQRPVAEAALTEPSGVPSWKALPSYMIYGTGDRNIPPAVMDFMAQRARSVKTVVVKGASHALMISRPPPAEVAALIELAASPR from the coding sequence ATGAATGTCTTCGTCCTGGCCGCCGCCGCGACGCTGGCCGGAGCGGCAGGACAATCGGCGCAGGCGGCGCCGCAGGCCAGGCCGACCATCATCCTGGTGCACGGCGCCTTCGCCGAATCCGCGAGCTGGAATGCGGTGATCGCGCGGTTGAACAGGCGCGGCTACGACACCATCGCCGCCGCCAATCCGCTGCGCAGCGTGAAGGGGGACGCGGCGGAAGTCGCAACGATCATCCGCTCGATCCCTGGCCCGGTGGTGCTGGTCGGCCATTCCTATGGCGGCCCGGTGATCACCGAGGCTGCGAATGGGCAAGCGAATGTGAAGGCGCTGGTCTATGTGGCCGGGTTTGCGCCGGAGGCGGGGGAATCCAGCCTGTCCCTCTCCGGCAAGTTCCCGGGAAGCACGCTGGGAAGCGCCCTCCAGCCCGTCGCATTGCCGGGTGGTGGACGCAATCTCTATATCAGGCCGGACACGTTCCGGGCGCAGTTCGCGGCCGATGTTCCAGGCGGGCAGGCGGCACTGATGGCCGCGACCCAGCGCCCCGTCGCCGAGGCCGCGCTGACGGAGCCCTCCGGCGTGCCGTCGTGGAAGGCGCTGCCGTCCTACATGATCTACGGCACGGGTGATCGGAACATCCCGCCGGCGGTGATGGATTTCATGGCGCAGCGCGCGCGGTCGGTGAAGACCGTTGTGGTCAAGGGCGCGTCCCACGCCCTGATGATATCGCGTCCCCCCCCCGCCGAGGTCGCCGCCCTGATTGAGCTGGCTGCCTCGCCGCGGTGA
- a CDS encoding response regulator, protein MSKQRHVVAVVDDDPRLLESLEDLLESAGYAVRSFPSAAGLIGAGLSGLDLLITDIGMPGMDGFELRDLVNRERPNLPVFLITGRHEIAGQIRARAVESFFCKPFDGQALLTAIARALRQ, encoded by the coding sequence GTGAGCAAGCAGAGACATGTCGTGGCCGTGGTCGATGACGATCCGAGATTGCTCGAGTCGCTCGAGGACCTGCTCGAGTCGGCCGGCTATGCGGTTCGCAGCTTCCCCTCCGCGGCAGGGCTGATCGGGGCGGGCCTCTCCGGGCTGGATCTCCTCATCACCGATATCGGCATGCCGGGGATGGACGGCTTCGAGCTGCGTGACCTCGTAAACCGGGAACGCCCGAACCTGCCAGTCTTTCTCATCACCGGGCGCCACGAGATCGCCGGGCAGATCAGGGCGCGCGCCGTGGAGAGCTTCTTCTGCAAGCCCTTCGACGGCCAGGCCCTGCTCACGGCGATCGCGAGAGCCCTGCGTCAATAG
- a CDS encoding MBL fold metallo-hydrolase, with the protein MSLDIASRPATPGPEELVPSRYAVRIGEIDVLVVSDGVLPLPTKMLGHNAEPAARAAWLNDMFLPPDAFDWSLNVVVVRSGSQTILIDAGLGLDPNLNLPRAGQLVRRLEAAGIDLASVTDVVLTHMHMDHIGGLLVDGVKDRLRPDLRIHVAAAEITFWESPDFTHAVMPPGFPDALRAAAKRFAQDYREQLRPFDETHEVAPGVVVHRTGGHTPGHSVVRLASGADRLTFAGDAVFAVGFDHPDWHNGFEHAPEEAARVRVRLLTELAATGEQLVATHLPFPSVGRVAVEGDAFRFVPVFWDY; encoded by the coding sequence ATGAGCCTGGACATCGCCTCACGCCCCGCCACGCCGGGGCCCGAAGAATTGGTGCCATCGCGCTACGCGGTGCGGATCGGCGAGATTGACGTGCTGGTGGTCAGCGACGGGGTGCTGCCGCTTCCCACCAAGATGCTGGGACACAACGCCGAGCCGGCCGCGCGGGCGGCCTGGCTGAACGACATGTTCCTGCCGCCCGACGCTTTCGACTGGTCGCTGAACGTGGTCGTGGTCCGCAGTGGCAGCCAGACCATCCTCATCGACGCCGGGCTGGGCCTGGACCCGAACCTGAACCTGCCGCGGGCAGGGCAGCTGGTCAGGCGACTGGAGGCGGCCGGCATCGATCTCGCATCGGTCACCGACGTGGTGCTGACCCATATGCACATGGACCATATCGGCGGGCTCCTCGTCGACGGGGTGAAGGACCGGCTGCGTCCGGACCTGCGGATCCATGTGGCGGCGGCCGAGATCACGTTCTGGGAGTCGCCCGACTTCACCCACGCCGTCATGCCGCCGGGGTTCCCGGACGCGCTCCGGGCAGCCGCGAAGCGGTTCGCGCAAGATTATCGCGAGCAGTTGCGGCCGTTCGATGAGACGCACGAGGTGGCGCCAGGCGTGGTTGTTCATCGCACCGGAGGCCACACGCCCGGGCACAGCGTCGTCCGCCTGGCATCCGGCGCAGACCGCCTGACATTCGCCGGAGATGCCGTTTTTGCGGTCGGGTTCGACCACCCCGACTGGCACAACGGTTTCGAACACGCCCCCGAGGAGGCGGCCCGCGTTCGTGTCCGTCTCTTGACGGAGCTCGCCGCGACCGGCGAACAGCTGGTCGCCACCCACCTGCCATTCCCCTCCGTCGGCCGCGTGGCGGTCGAGGGCGATGCCTTCCGCTTCGTCCCGGTCTTCTGGGACTACTGA
- a CDS encoding aromatic ring-hydroxylating dioxygenase subunit alpha, with translation MFLKNAWYVAGWDREIVDQLHPTTMLSENIVLYRRRDGTLAALEDACPHRKLPLSMGRIKGDTVECGYHGLTFDGSGTCTRVPGAERIPHVARVRSYPVAERYGLVWVWMGDPALADPATIFAVDHWGDPAWGINQGDGMTIDCNYLYMTDNLLDPSHVAWVHQSSFGGAGTEETPLETTVNEDGVTVWRWMPDAPPAPFYAPFLKFSGHCDRKQHYEVRYPSNAIIKAIFAPAGTGGEDRPFHQDVFLMDSYNFMTPIDERRTRYYWFQMRNFAPDDAEISARFAASVRGAFEEDRAVLTAVQKGMDEKRTPNLDLKIDKGPLRFRRRLAQLIEAEQAASLAAAE, from the coding sequence ATGTTCCTGAAAAACGCTTGGTACGTCGCTGGCTGGGATCGGGAGATCGTGGATCAGCTGCATCCGACGACGATGCTCTCTGAGAACATCGTCCTGTATCGCCGAAGGGACGGCACATTGGCCGCGCTGGAGGATGCCTGCCCGCATCGCAAGCTGCCCTTGTCGATGGGGCGCATCAAGGGCGACACGGTCGAGTGCGGCTATCACGGGCTGACCTTCGACGGCAGCGGCACCTGCACCCGGGTTCCGGGCGCGGAGCGCATCCCGCATGTGGCGCGCGTCCGTTCCTACCCGGTGGCGGAGCGCTACGGGCTGGTCTGGGTCTGGATGGGGGATCCGGCCCTGGCCGACCCTGCCACGATCTTCGCCGTCGATCACTGGGGCGATCCGGCCTGGGGCATCAACCAGGGCGACGGCATGACGATCGACTGCAACTATCTCTACATGACCGACAACCTGCTCGACCCTTCGCATGTCGCCTGGGTTCACCAATCCTCCTTCGGCGGCGCCGGAACCGAGGAGACGCCGCTCGAGACGACGGTCAACGAGGACGGCGTCACCGTCTGGCGCTGGATGCCGGACGCGCCGCCCGCGCCCTTCTACGCACCGTTCCTGAAGTTCAGCGGGCATTGCGACCGCAAGCAGCATTACGAAGTGCGCTATCCCAGCAACGCGATCATCAAGGCCATCTTCGCGCCGGCGGGGACCGGCGGCGAAGACCGGCCATTCCACCAGGACGTCTTCCTGATGGACAGCTATAATTTCATGACCCCGATCGATGAGCGCCGGACCCGCTATTACTGGTTCCAGATGCGCAATTTCGCGCCGGACGATGCCGAGATTTCGGCACGGTTCGCGGCCTCGGTCAGGGGCGCCTTCGAGGAGGATCGCGCTGTGCTGACTGCGGTGCAGAAGGGCATGGACGAGAAGCGCACACCGAATCTCGACCTCAAGATCGACAAGGGCCCGCTGCGCTTCCGCCGGAGGCTGGCGCAGCTCATCGAGGCCGAGCAGGCCGCTTCGCTCGCCGCCGCGGAATAG
- a CDS encoding response regulator transcription factor codes for MIIDRSLARNSMQRLAQRQAETEQPLVIIVDDDASVREALSELMLSAGFEAVSFGSTQALLESGALDKPGCLILDVRMPGSSGLDLQRQLTANGHPKPIIFLTAHGDIPMTVQAMKAGAVDFLMKPVRDQTLLDAVSAAIALDAARRAEAARVKGHAERLRTLTPREREIIQEVARGRLNKQIAFDLGISEVTVKLHRGNLMRKMEVASIGELIRAWEALPVGLREAQAA; via the coding sequence ATGATCATTGACCGCTCGCTTGCCCGAAATTCCATGCAGCGCTTGGCCCAGCGCCAGGCCGAGACGGAGCAGCCCCTCGTCATCATCGTCGATGACGACGCTTCGGTGCGAGAAGCGTTGTCCGAGCTGATGCTGTCGGCCGGCTTCGAGGCGGTGTCGTTCGGATCGACACAGGCCTTGCTGGAGAGCGGCGCGCTCGACAAGCCGGGGTGCCTGATCCTTGACGTGCGCATGCCCGGCTCCAGCGGGCTCGACCTCCAGCGCCAGCTGACAGCGAATGGACATCCCAAGCCGATCATCTTCCTGACCGCGCATGGCGACATCCCCATGACCGTTCAGGCCATGAAGGCCGGCGCGGTCGACTTCCTGATGAAGCCGGTCCGCGACCAGACGCTACTGGACGCCGTCAGCGCCGCGATTGCGCTGGATGCGGCGCGACGGGCGGAAGCGGCGAGGGTCAAGGGCCATGCCGAGCGCCTGCGGACCCTGACGCCGCGGGAGCGCGAGATCATTCAGGAGGTCGCGCGCGGCCGTCTCAACAAGCAGATTGCCTTCGACCTCGGCATCAGCGAGGTGACGGTCAAGCTGCACAGGGGCAACCTGATGCGGAAGATGGAGGTCGCCTCCATCGGCGAGCTGATCCGGGCCTGGGAGGCGCTCCCGGTCGGACTGCGCGAGGCGCAGGCAGCCTAG
- a CDS encoding alpha/beta fold hydrolase, with protein sequence MPNKAFACTPDLTRRDLLRGTAGVAAAGALPFPAFARPAIASPHNSRRSQRMNYVTTKDGVEIFYKDWGPKSAQPLVFHHGWPLSSDDWDAQMLFFLAQGFRVVAHDRRGHGRSSQVSEGHDMDHYAADAAAVIEHLDLRNAVHIGHSTGGGEATRYVARHGRSRTAKLVLIGAVPPIMVKTERNPGGLPIEVFDGLRSSLAANRSKFYTDFASGPFYGFNRAGVETDPSIVQNWWRQGMTGAAKAHYEGIKAFSETDFTEDLKIIEAPTLVMHGDDDQIVPIGDSAPLSAKLLKRATLNIYNKLPHGMATTHADIVNKDILAFIRG encoded by the coding sequence ATGCCGAACAAAGCCTTTGCCTGCACGCCCGACCTCACTCGGCGGGATCTCCTGCGCGGCACGGCCGGCGTGGCAGCGGCCGGAGCGCTTCCGTTCCCGGCTTTCGCACGACCCGCCATCGCGTCCCCTCACAACAGCAGAAGGAGCCAACGCATGAACTATGTGACGACCAAGGATGGCGTCGAGATCTTCTACAAGGACTGGGGCCCGAAATCAGCCCAGCCGCTGGTCTTTCACCATGGCTGGCCGCTCAGTTCGGACGACTGGGACGCCCAGATGCTCTTCTTCCTGGCGCAGGGCTTCCGGGTCGTCGCTCACGACCGGCGTGGACATGGCCGCTCCAGCCAGGTCAGCGAGGGCCATGACATGGACCATTACGCCGCCGACGCCGCGGCCGTCATCGAGCATCTCGACCTGCGCAATGCCGTCCATATCGGCCATTCCACGGGCGGGGGCGAGGCGACGCGCTATGTCGCGCGCCATGGCCGAAGCCGCACCGCAAAGCTCGTCCTGATCGGTGCGGTCCCGCCGATCATGGTCAAGACGGAGCGCAATCCTGGCGGCCTGCCGATCGAAGTATTCGATGGCCTTCGGAGCAGTCTCGCTGCCAATCGCAGCAAGTTCTACACCGATTTCGCGTCGGGACCGTTCTATGGCTTCAATCGGGCCGGGGTCGAGACGGATCCCAGCATCGTCCAGAACTGGTGGCGCCAGGGCATGACGGGAGCCGCCAAGGCCCACTACGAGGGCATCAAGGCCTTTTCCGAGACCGATTTCACCGAGGACCTCAAGATCATCGAGGCGCCGACTCTCGTGATGCATGGTGATGACGACCAGATCGTGCCGATCGGCGATAGCGCGCCTCTCTCGGCCAAGCTGCTGAAGCGGGCAACGTTGAATATCTACAACAAGTTGCCGCACGGCATGGCGACCACCCACGCCGATATTGTCAACAAGGACATCCTCGCCTTCATCCGAGGTTGA